The following are from one region of the Sphingomonas sp. J315 genome:
- a CDS encoding TetR/AcrR family transcriptional regulator, with amino-acid sequence MTMVGIRERKRLSTRARIMESACDLFAARGIEAVTVEEIAAAADVGKGTVYNYFSAKEDIAVAFLIEIDRKALDSIALLPADGMSVADALDAAAWCLLERKPPYRAFVRAFMARVFAADHFAYELAEFQAQLDEALGALFARLLARAGARKAVSIDEQVMSFKTMHFGISAIWVLEGPPFAAARTLTRRHMTLLAKGIEQ; translated from the coding sequence ATGACCATGGTCGGAATTCGCGAGCGCAAGCGGCTCAGTACCCGTGCCAGGATCATGGAATCGGCGTGCGACCTGTTTGCGGCGCGCGGGATCGAGGCGGTCACGGTCGAGGAGATCGCAGCGGCCGCCGATGTCGGCAAAGGCACCGTCTACAATTACTTCTCCGCCAAGGAGGACATCGCCGTCGCCTTCCTCATCGAGATCGACCGCAAGGCGCTCGATTCGATTGCGCTGCTCCCGGCGGACGGAATGAGCGTCGCCGATGCGCTGGATGCGGCGGCATGGTGCCTGCTCGAGCGAAAGCCGCCGTATCGGGCATTCGTCCGCGCGTTCATGGCGCGCGTCTTCGCGGCGGATCATTTCGCCTATGAGCTGGCCGAGTTCCAGGCGCAGCTCGACGAGGCGCTCGGCGCGCTGTTTGCACGGCTGCTGGCGCGGGCCGGCGCTCGGAAAGCGGTCTCGATCGACGAGCAGGTGATGTCGTTCAAGACGATGCATTTCGGGATCAGCGCGATCTGGGTGCTCGAAGGTCCGCCCTTCGCCGCGGCCCGGACGCTCACCCGGCGGCACATGACATTGCTGGCAAAAGGGATCGAACAATGA
- a CDS encoding trehalose-6-phosphate synthase yields MSRLIIISNRVSAPKDSHAGAQGGLAVALQAAIREFGGIWFGWSGETVEEFTGQINFQRAQGVTTATVDLEEQDIEEYYNGYANRTLWPLFHYRIDLAEYERGFAGGYQRVNERFADTLRPLVEGEDILWVQDYHMFPLGQCLRDRGVKNRIGFFLHIPWPPRRLLATMPEAQELVRTMFAYDLVGFHTIEWLESFRDYATYELGATVEGDTLKLDGRTLRAIVAPIGIDCKEFVAGASTPAAKLAYRRMRDSAVGRDMIVGVDRLDYSKGLEERFAGYERFLAEHPEERKEVFLLQIAPPSRGAVESYKKIRTALEGLSGQINGAYADVDWVPIRYVNQGYPRDVLAGIYRAARIGLVTPLRDGMNLVAKEYVAAQDPEDPGVLILSRFAGAAAQLKDAVLVNPYSADEVSDAIMQALRMDLGERKRRWRSMMDNVEAEDVVWWRKLFTDALMGNDTPEPISADNDAAAA; encoded by the coding sequence ATGAGCCGCCTGATCATTATCTCCAACCGCGTGTCCGCGCCCAAAGACTCCCATGCCGGTGCGCAGGGTGGCCTCGCCGTGGCATTGCAGGCGGCGATCCGCGAATTTGGCGGCATCTGGTTCGGCTGGTCGGGCGAGACAGTCGAGGAGTTTACCGGCCAGATCAACTTCCAGCGCGCGCAGGGCGTGACCACCGCGACCGTCGACCTCGAGGAACAGGATATCGAGGAATATTATAATGGCTACGCCAACCGGACGTTGTGGCCGCTCTTCCACTACCGCATCGACCTTGCCGAGTATGAGCGCGGCTTTGCCGGGGGATATCAGCGGGTGAATGAGCGCTTCGCCGACACGCTGCGCCCGCTGGTCGAGGGTGAGGATATATTGTGGGTGCAGGATTATCACATGTTCCCGCTCGGCCAGTGTTTGCGCGATCGCGGCGTCAAGAACCGCATCGGCTTCTTCCTGCACATCCCATGGCCCCCGCGCCGGTTGCTTGCGACGATGCCCGAGGCGCAGGAACTGGTGCGGACGATGTTCGCCTATGATCTGGTCGGCTTCCACACGATAGAATGGCTGGAGTCGTTTCGCGACTATGCGACCTATGAACTTGGTGCCACCGTCGAGGGGGACACGCTAAAACTGGATGGCCGCACCTTGCGCGCGATCGTCGCGCCGATCGGGATTGACTGCAAGGAGTTCGTGGCGGGAGCATCGACTCCCGCCGCCAAGCTCGCCTATCGCCGGATGCGCGACAGCGCGGTAGGGCGCGACATGATCGTCGGGGTCGACCGGCTCGATTATTCCAAGGGGCTGGAGGAGCGCTTCGCCGGTTACGAGCGCTTCCTCGCCGAACATCCCGAGGAGCGCAAGGAAGTGTTCCTGCTTCAGATCGCGCCGCCGTCGCGCGGGGCCGTCGAGAGCTACAAGAAGATCCGCACCGCGCTGGAGGGGCTGTCGGGGCAGATCAATGGCGCCTATGCCGATGTCGACTGGGTGCCGATCCGCTACGTCAACCAGGGCTATCCGCGCGACGTGCTGGCGGGCATTTACCGCGCGGCGCGGATCGGGCTGGTGACGCCGTTGCGCGACGGGATGAATCTGGTCGCGAAGGAATATGTCGCGGCGCAGGATCCCGAGGATCCCGGCGTGCTGATCCTGTCGCGCTTTGCCGGGGCGGCCGCGCAGCTCAAGGACGCGGTGCTGGTCAATCCCTATAGCGCCGACGAGGTATCCGACGCGATCATGCAGGCGCTGCGCATGGATCTGGGGGAGCGCAAGCGGCGCTGGCGGTCGATGATGGACAATGTCGAGGCGGAGGATGTCGTATGGTGGCGCAAGCTGTTTACCGACGCCCTGATGGGGAACGACACACCCGAACCGATCTCCGCCGACAATGACGCGGCGGCGGCTTAG
- a CDS encoding glycoside hydrolase family 15 protein, translating to MKPNLDLWPIGNCQVSALIDRTGRFVWACVPKVDGDPLFASLLDGRDPRSDDAVGLWAIDLEDCATVEQHYLTNTPILITRMTDSNGSAIEITDFCPRFERLGRMYRPVAFARIVRPVAGSPRICVRLRPTRNWGDPAVLTTAGSNHIRYLLDGMQLRLSTNAPVGLLMDERCFRVERPLHFFLGPDESFAGNLATTVDEMADYTRYHWQNWARGLATPFEWQDVVIRSAITLKLCQHEETGAIVAALTTSIPEHANSGRNWDYRYCWIRDAYYTVQALNRVGALDVLEGYLAYLRNIVDQAKGGHIQPLYGVQGECVLIESEAPRLAGYRGMGPVRVGNLAYEQVQHDAYGQIVLSNVQAFFDQRLFRMAGREDFDALARVGERAVELFDKPDAGLWELRTRQSVHTYSAAMCWAACDRLANAAERLGMESERSVWQERADRMRRAIEDAAWRPDTNRMSATFSGDDLDASLIQLLDLRFMAPDDARFRGTLEAVEQGLRRGSHMLRYATEDDFGLPETAFNVCTFWLIEALHFTGRDADARALFAEMLERRTAAGLLSEDIDPVTGELWGNYPQTYSLVGMINCAVLLSKPWSAIR from the coding sequence CACCGGACGCTTCGTCTGGGCGTGCGTGCCCAAGGTGGACGGCGATCCGCTCTTCGCCTCGCTGCTCGATGGTCGCGACCCGCGCAGCGACGATGCGGTCGGACTGTGGGCGATCGACCTGGAGGACTGCGCCACCGTCGAGCAGCATTATCTGACCAACACCCCGATCCTGATCACGCGGATGACCGATAGCAACGGCAGCGCGATCGAGATCACCGATTTCTGCCCGCGGTTCGAGCGGCTGGGGCGGATGTACCGCCCGGTCGCCTTCGCGCGGATCGTGCGCCCGGTGGCGGGATCGCCGCGTATCTGTGTCCGCCTGCGCCCGACGCGCAACTGGGGCGATCCGGCGGTGCTGACCACGGCGGGATCGAACCATATCCGCTACCTGCTCGATGGCATGCAGCTGCGGCTGTCGACGAACGCTCCGGTAGGGCTGCTGATGGATGAGCGCTGCTTCCGGGTCGAACGACCACTGCACTTCTTCCTCGGTCCGGACGAGAGTTTCGCCGGCAACCTTGCGACGACAGTCGATGAGATGGCGGACTATACCCGCTATCACTGGCAGAACTGGGCGCGCGGGCTCGCCACGCCGTTCGAATGGCAGGATGTCGTGATCCGCAGCGCGATCACGCTGAAATTGTGCCAGCATGAGGAGACCGGCGCGATTGTCGCCGCGCTCACCACCTCGATCCCCGAACATGCGAACAGCGGGCGGAACTGGGATTATCGCTACTGCTGGATCCGCGACGCCTATTATACCGTCCAGGCGCTGAACCGTGTCGGTGCGCTCGACGTGCTGGAGGGCTATCTCGCCTATCTGCGCAACATCGTCGATCAGGCCAAGGGCGGGCATATCCAGCCGCTCTACGGCGTGCAGGGCGAATGCGTGCTGATCGAGAGCGAGGCACCGCGCCTCGCCGGCTATCGTGGCATGGGGCCGGTGCGGGTCGGCAACCTTGCCTATGAACAGGTCCAGCACGACGCCTATGGCCAGATCGTGCTGTCGAACGTCCAGGCGTTTTTCGACCAGCGGCTGTTCCGCATGGCGGGGCGCGAGGATTTCGACGCGCTGGCACGGGTCGGCGAGCGTGCGGTCGAACTGTTCGACAAGCCCGATGCCGGACTGTGGGAGCTGCGCACGCGCCAGAGCGTCCACACTTACTCCGCCGCGATGTGCTGGGCGGCGTGCGACCGCCTCGCCAATGCTGCCGAGCGGCTGGGCATGGAAAGCGAGCGCAGCGTCTGGCAGGAACGCGCCGACCGAATGCGTCGTGCGATCGAGGATGCGGCGTGGCGACCCGACACCAACCGCATGTCCGCGACCTTCAGCGGCGACGATCTCGACGCCAGCTTGATCCAGCTGCTCGACCTGCGCTTCATGGCGCCCGACGATGCGCGGTTTCGCGGTACGCTGGAGGCGGTCGAACAGGGCTTGCGGCGCGGCAGCCATATGCTGCGCTATGCGACCGAGGATGACTTCGGCCTGCCCGAAACCGCGTTCAACGTCTGCACCTTCTGGCTGATCGAAGCGCTGCACTTCACCGGGCGCGACGCCGATGCGCGCGCGCTGTTCGCGGAGATGCTCGAGCGCCGCACAGCCGCCGGGCTGCTGTCCGAGGATATCGACCCCGTCACTGGGGAATTATGGGGCAATTACCCCCAGACCTACTCGCTGGTCGGCATGATCAACTGCGCCGTCCTGCTGAGCAAACCCTGGAGCGCCATAAGATGA
- a CDS encoding Rieske (2Fe-2S) protein has product MSERLTQTPPGVRLGPLDLIADGAARNFVLEMKAGRFHGFAVREGDAVSGYVDRCPHMGLPLAQQLDAYLTDDGGMIQCSWHGALFRIEDGQCVGGPCAGAALTPWPLEVRDGAIFTV; this is encoded by the coding sequence GTGAGCGAGCGGCTGACGCAGACCCCGCCCGGCGTCCGGCTGGGCCCGCTCGATCTGATCGCGGACGGTGCCGCGCGGAATTTCGTGCTGGAGATGAAAGCGGGGCGATTCCACGGCTTTGCGGTGCGCGAGGGTGACGCGGTTAGCGGCTATGTCGATCGCTGCCCGCATATGGGTTTGCCGCTGGCACAGCAGCTCGATGCCTATCTCACCGATGATGGCGGCATGATCCAGTGCAGCTGGCATGGCGCGCTGTTCCGGATCGAGGATGGACAGTGCGTCGGCGGCCCGTGCGCTGGTGCGGCTCTCACGCCCTGGCCGCTCGAAGTCCGCGACGGTGCGATCTTCACCGTCTAA
- a CDS encoding S1C family serine protease, with the protein MNPNPSVNLTRRTLGWFLGAALCLGVALPTTARAAAMPDTPKVAAPAQDETAIDRAMKAVVAISPQDEAARKQNGDTEAAGGSGFVIHASGLILTNAHVVAKLDTVEVTFANGKRYQGKVIGRDGRTDLAIVKIEADGPLPVLKLAKSSKLPLGAKVFALGNPMGNRFSVTSGIISGYDRAYDVAWPVNFIQHDAALNPGNSGGPLITEEGEVIGINTATPPETIFDIGIGLAIPAELAAKIAPQLVADGKVVRGRLGVTASSADAGMAEALGAPGKTGLIIDAVSDGATARGGLKIGDLLLSVDGRKMEVVRDLSMALIDSKPGDKVRVEIVRDGKSVALAVPLEADDDLAGERGKVAALAMDMSGAAAGPFTLGFALRADGARVLVGKVEEASIGQMYGLYEGDELLAVDGVAPRDAAAAMAAIKASKRDVAVLRIQRAGQGTLHVALPLSAEAAKARRPGVPRRFPRGPL; encoded by the coding sequence ATGAACCCCAATCCATCCGTGAACCTGACCCGCCGCACACTCGGCTGGTTCCTCGGCGCGGCGCTCTGTCTTGGTGTTGCGCTCCCGACCACCGCGCGGGCAGCGGCGATGCCCGATACGCCCAAGGTGGCCGCGCCCGCCCAGGATGAAACTGCCATCGACCGCGCGATGAAGGCGGTGGTCGCGATCAGCCCGCAGGACGAGGCCGCGCGCAAGCAGAATGGCGATACCGAGGCGGCGGGCGGCTCCGGCTTCGTGATCCATGCCTCGGGCCTGATCCTCACCAACGCGCATGTCGTCGCGAAACTCGATACGGTCGAAGTCACCTTTGCCAATGGCAAGCGCTACCAGGGCAAGGTGATCGGACGTGACGGGCGCACCGATCTTGCGATCGTCAAGATCGAGGCAGACGGGCCACTCCCGGTACTCAAACTGGCGAAGTCATCCAAGTTGCCGCTGGGCGCAAAGGTCTTCGCGTTGGGCAACCCGATGGGCAACCGTTTCTCGGTTACTTCCGGGATCATAAGCGGTTATGACCGCGCCTATGACGTCGCATGGCCGGTGAACTTCATCCAGCATGATGCGGCGCTCAACCCGGGTAACAGTGGGGGGCCGCTGATCACCGAGGAGGGGGAAGTGATCGGTATCAATACGGCAACGCCGCCCGAGACCATCTTCGACATCGGCATTGGCCTTGCGATTCCTGCCGAACTGGCAGCGAAGATCGCACCCCAGCTTGTCGCCGATGGCAAGGTCGTGCGCGGCCGGCTGGGCGTCACCGCGAGCAGCGCGGATGCCGGGATGGCCGAGGCGCTGGGCGCTCCGGGCAAGACGGGTCTGATCATTGATGCGGTCAGCGATGGTGCGACGGCGCGCGGCGGGCTCAAGATCGGCGATCTGCTGCTGAGCGTCGATGGGCGCAAGATGGAGGTCGTGCGCGATCTGTCGATGGCGTTGATCGACAGCAAGCCCGGCGACAAGGTCAGGGTCGAGATCGTCCGCGACGGCAAGTCGGTTGCGCTCGCGGTCCCGCTTGAGGCCGACGACGATCTCGCCGGCGAGCGCGGCAAGGTCGCGGCACTGGCCATGGACATGAGCGGGGCTGCCGCAGGGCCGTTCACGCTGGGGTTCGCGCTGCGTGCGGATGGTGCGCGCGTTCTGGTCGGCAAGGTAGAGGAGGCTTCGATCGGACAGATGTATGGCTTGTACGAGGGCGACGAATTGCTGGCGGTCGATGGCGTCGCGCCACGCGACGCGGCTGCGGCAATGGCCGCGATCAAGGCATCGAAGCGTGATGTGGCGGTGCTGCGCATCCAGCGCGCGGGACAGGGGACGCTGCATGTCGCGCTCCCGCTCAGCGCCGAAGCGGCCAAGGCTCGGCGCCCCGGCGTGCCGCGCCGCTTTCCGCGGGGACCGTTGTGA
- a CDS encoding tetratricopeptide repeat protein — MIYPLLLAAAALTIQDAEPAAVEVDVIQTSPEFDAAMDAGDARKALALIEPDTKACIAANGGDAATPEQQRPCILLVSSLAVVLGEAGRTAEAVAVARRAVAIGETFDGSTGMSTLANLTLGAALERLGRHGEAEPAFVAALASAEKILAGDPALATYIGRRANNLVMLGRHAEALPLARRAVEMAGDTIEGAVFRMMEGAALTRLGRLTEAEATLRISIARLSALMGPGASQTIRSREALAHCLEQQNRTQESVALWREAVAMRRAEGDSPDLADSLSGLSVLLVRTGEYREAEAAAREALAVRLRFFGEASNFTGLAYNNLGLVLLESGQIEAAAEMLGRSVEVIKASGVANIDEMIAILTNLATVLARLGETGQAIDVQRQVLSYAERAFGPAHARAVMARNNLAVALGAAGRRREAIPLLDANYAAAKSLGVQGQQIAVQSAGSLAAFADQEGDSAKARLWYARADADARAAFRPDHVQRILLGEAMVPF, encoded by the coding sequence ATGATCTACCCATTGCTGCTCGCCGCCGCCGCGCTGACCATCCAGGATGCCGAACCGGCAGCGGTCGAGGTCGACGTGATCCAGACCAGCCCGGAATTTGACGCCGCGATGGATGCGGGCGATGCGCGCAAGGCACTCGCGCTGATCGAGCCGGATACGAAAGCGTGTATTGCCGCGAATGGCGGAGATGCGGCGACGCCCGAGCAACAGCGCCCCTGCATATTGCTGGTATCGAGCCTCGCAGTCGTCCTGGGCGAGGCTGGCCGAACGGCGGAGGCGGTGGCTGTCGCGCGCCGGGCCGTCGCGATCGGAGAGACGTTCGACGGATCGACCGGCATGTCGACGCTGGCCAACCTCACCCTGGGGGCCGCGCTGGAGCGGTTGGGGCGGCATGGCGAGGCGGAGCCGGCGTTCGTCGCAGCGCTGGCGAGTGCCGAGAAGATCCTGGCGGGCGACCCGGCGCTCGCCACTTACATCGGTCGTCGCGCGAACAATCTGGTGATGCTTGGTCGGCACGCCGAGGCTCTGCCGCTCGCGCGTCGTGCGGTCGAGATGGCAGGCGACACGATCGAAGGCGCGGTGTTCCGGATGATGGAAGGGGCGGCGCTGACGCGGCTCGGACGACTGACCGAGGCAGAGGCGACGCTGCGCATTTCGATCGCGCGGCTGTCGGCGCTGATGGGGCCGGGCGCGAGCCAGACAATCCGGTCGCGCGAGGCGCTGGCGCATTGCCTCGAGCAGCAGAATCGGACGCAGGAATCGGTCGCCCTGTGGCGGGAGGCGGTGGCGATGCGCCGCGCGGAGGGCGACAGCCCCGATCTGGCCGACAGCCTGTCGGGCCTGAGCGTCCTGCTGGTCCGCACCGGCGAATATCGCGAGGCGGAGGCAGCTGCGCGCGAGGCGCTCGCGGTTCGGCTGCGCTTCTTTGGGGAGGCGAGCAATTTCACCGGGCTGGCATATAATAATCTCGGTCTTGTCTTGCTGGAGTCGGGCCAGATCGAGGCGGCAGCGGAGATGCTTGGCCGGTCTGTCGAAGTGATCAAGGCGTCCGGCGTTGCAAATATAGACGAGATGATCGCGATCCTGACCAACCTTGCGACCGTCCTCGCCCGTCTCGGCGAAACCGGGCAGGCGATCGATGTGCAGCGCCAGGTGCTGAGCTATGCCGAGCGCGCCTTCGGGCCCGCACATGCGCGCGCGGTGATGGCGCGTAACAATCTGGCGGTCGCGTTGGGCGCTGCGGGTCGGCGCCGTGAGGCGATACCACTACTGGACGCCAATTATGCAGCAGCAAAGTCGCTCGGGGTGCAAGGACAACAGATCGCCGTGCAGTCCGCAGGAAGCCTTGCGGCGTTTGCGGACCAGGAAGGCGATTCCGCCAAGGCGCGCCTCTGGTATGCGCGCGCAGATGCCGACGCGCGTGCAGCGTTCCGTCCGGATCATGTCCAGCGCATCCTGCTGGGGGAAGCTATGGTGCCTTTCTGA
- the hppD gene encoding 4-hydroxyphenylpyruvate dioxygenase, translating to MTDPTNPLGLNGFEFVEFTSPDPDAMARQFEQLGFVPSHRHPTKNITRFKQGRINLMLNRDETGRVAEFRAAHGPSASAMAFRVADPVAAMEWALNNGAQRTAEDDTCIIGIGGSYLYFIQDGTDLYADWEEIPGWQQAEADNNVGLDLLDHLTHNVRRGQMRVWSEFYKTLFGFEEQKYFDIKGQATGLFSQAMIAPDKAIRIPLNESQDDKSQIEEFIRDYNGEGIQHLALTTPDIYDTVERLRARGVKLQDTIETYYELVDKRVPGHGEDLERLKKNRILIDGNVGDEGILLQIFTENMFGPIFFEIIQRKGNEGFGNGNFQALFESIELDQIRRGVIKVDA from the coding sequence ATGACCGATCCGACCAATCCCCTCGGCCTCAACGGCTTCGAATTCGTCGAATTCACCTCGCCCGATCCCGATGCGATGGCGCGCCAGTTCGAGCAGCTCGGCTTCGTTCCCTCGCATCGCCACCCGACCAAGAATATCACCCGCTTCAAGCAGGGGCGCATCAACCTGATGCTCAACCGCGACGAAACCGGCCGCGTCGCCGAGTTCCGCGCTGCGCACGGCCCCTCGGCCAGCGCGATGGCGTTCCGCGTCGCCGATCCGGTCGCCGCGATGGAGTGGGCGCTGAACAACGGCGCGCAGCGCACCGCCGAGGACGACACCTGCATCATCGGCATCGGCGGCTCGTATCTCTACTTCATCCAGGACGGCACCGACCTTTATGCCGATTGGGAAGAGATCCCCGGCTGGCAGCAGGCGGAGGCGGACAACAATGTCGGGCTGGACCTGCTCGACCACCTCACCCACAATGTCCGGCGTGGCCAGATGCGGGTGTGGTCGGAATTCTACAAGACGCTCTTCGGGTTCGAGGAACAGAAGTACTTCGACATCAAGGGTCAGGCGACCGGCCTGTTCAGCCAGGCGATGATCGCCCCCGACAAGGCGATCCGCATCCCGCTGAACGAAAGCCAGGACGACAAGAGCCAGATCGAGGAGTTCATCCGCGACTATAATGGCGAGGGCATCCAGCACCTCGCGCTGACCACCCCGGACATCTACGACACGGTCGAGCGGCTGCGCGCACGAGGGGTCAAGCTGCAGGACACGATCGAGACCTATTACGAGCTGGTCGACAAGCGCGTCCCCGGCCATGGCGAGGATCTGGAGCGCCTCAAGAAGAACCGCATCCTGATCGACGGCAATGTCGGCGATGAGGGCATCCTGTTGCAGATCTTCACCGAAAACATGTTCGGCCCGATCTTTTTCGAGATCATTCAGCGCAAGGGCAATGAAGGTTTCGGCAACGGCAACTTCCAGGCACTTTTTGAGTCGATCGAACTCGATCAAATCCGTAGAGGGGTGATCAAGGTCGACGCGTAA
- the hmgA gene encoding homogentisate 1,2-dioxygenase, with protein sequence MTDYFPGFGNHVSTEAVAGALPIGRNSPQRPAYGLYAEQLSGTAFTAPRHENRRSWLYRMRPSAEHPPFEPYEGATRFVPQPDPAPLAPNRLRWGPIADPAPGTDLIDGITSMLVTRDPADLEGVAVHRYAANADMDRRVFFDADGELLFIPQAGRLTLLTELGRIDIAPGQIAMIPRGVRFRAVLPDGEARGYVAENYGALFRLPDLGPIGANGLANPRDFETPAAWYEDRDETFEVVQKSLGQLWTTTIDHSPLDVVAWHGNLAPWRYDLARFNTMNTVSYDHPDPSIFTVLTSPSDVPGRANADFVIFPPRWMVAEDTFRPPWFHRNVMSEAMGLIHGAYDAKADGFVPGGLSLHNLMAGHGPDVASWDGASNAQLKPHKIEGTMAFMVESCWPYRPTQFALETAQPDYDAAWAGFPKAQLPG encoded by the coding sequence ATGACCGACTATTTCCCGGGTTTCGGCAATCACGTCTCGACCGAGGCGGTCGCGGGCGCACTGCCGATCGGGCGCAATTCGCCGCAACGGCCCGCTTACGGCCTCTATGCCGAGCAGCTTTCCGGCACCGCCTTCACCGCGCCGCGGCACGAGAATCGTCGCAGCTGGCTCTACCGCATGCGCCCGAGCGCCGAGCATCCGCCATTCGAGCCCTATGAAGGCGCCACGCGCTTCGTGCCGCAGCCGGACCCGGCTCCGCTCGCGCCGAACCGCCTGCGCTGGGGGCCGATCGCCGATCCCGCGCCTGGCACCGACCTGATCGATGGCATTACGAGCATGCTGGTCACCCGCGACCCCGCCGATCTTGAGGGCGTCGCGGTGCATCGCTACGCCGCCAATGCCGATATGGACCGCCGCGTGTTTTTTGACGCCGATGGCGAACTGCTGTTCATTCCGCAGGCCGGGCGGCTGACGCTGCTGACCGAACTCGGACGGATCGACATCGCGCCCGGCCAGATCGCGATGATCCCGCGCGGCGTGCGCTTCCGTGCAGTGCTGCCGGACGGCGAAGCGCGCGGCTATGTCGCGGAGAATTACGGCGCGCTGTTCCGCCTGCCCGATCTCGGCCCGATCGGTGCCAACGGCCTTGCCAACCCGCGCGATTTCGAGACGCCGGCGGCGTGGTATGAGGATCGCGACGAAACTTTCGAGGTCGTCCAGAAGTCGCTCGGCCAGCTGTGGACCACGACGATCGACCACAGCCCGCTCGACGTTGTCGCATGGCACGGCAACCTCGCGCCGTGGCGCTACGACCTGGCGCGGTTCAACACGATGAATACGGTCAGCTACGACCATCCTGACCCGTCGATCTTCACCGTGCTGACCTCGCCCAGCGACGTGCCGGGACGGGCGAACGCCGATTTCGTGATCTTCCCGCCGCGCTGGATGGTGGCCGAGGACACGTTCCGCCCGCCCTGGTTCCACCGCAACGTGATGAGCGAGGCGATGGGGCTGATCCACGGTGCCTATGATGCCAAGGCCGACGGCTTCGTTCCCGGCGGGCTGTCGCTCCACAATCTGATGGCCGGCCACGGTCCCGATGTCGCGAGTTGGGACGGGGCGAGCAACGCCCAGCTCAAGCCGCACAAGATCGAAGGCACGATGGCGTTTATGGTCGAAAGCTGCTGGCCCTATCGGCCGACGCAGTTCGCGTTGGAGACGGCGCAACCGGACTATGACGCGGCCTGGGCGGGCTTCCCGAAGGCGCAGTTGCCCGGGTGA